Within the Streptosporangiales bacterium genome, the region CGTCGCCGTCCCCCAGCGGCGCGTAGATGCCCTGGCGCACGGCGTCCTGGTAGCCGAGCTCGCCGGCGCGCAGCCGGTCGACGACGGTGCTGCGTACGTCCTTGAGGTGCAGGTGGCCGATGCGCTCGGGTGCGCTGCGGCACAGCTCGACGGGGTCGACGCCGCCGGCGAACAGGTGACCGGTGTCCAGGCACAGCGGCAGCGCCGACGAGTCGAGCACCCTGGCGACCTCGGCCGGCCCCTCGACCACGGTGCCGAGGTGCGGGTGCAATGTCGCCGCGATCCCGCGGTCGGCGGCGCGCGCGGCGATCTCGTCCACCCGCGCGAAGAGCGTGCGCCACTGCTGTGCACTCAACGCCACCGTGTCGTCGTAGCCGGCCGCGCCGGTCGCCGCGGCGAGCACCACGGTGTCGGCGCCGGCGGCCTGGAATGCAGTCAGCTCGGCTTCCACGGTGGGCATGGGGTCGGTGTCCGCGTCGTGCAGCACCAGGGCGAGGAACCCGCCGACGGCGCCGATGCCGTGCCCGCGCAGCGTCGCGGCGCGCAGCTCCGGCTGCTCGGGCAGGAAGCCCGGCGGCCCGAACTCGGTCGCGGCCACGTCCATCTCGGCCATCTCGCGCAACACGCGGCCGGGGCTCATCTGGTGTCCCCAGCCGGGCACCTCGCAGACTCCCCAGGAGATCGGCGCCGCGGCCAGCCGATGCGCACCCGCCGTCATCGCCGCACCTCCGCCACCTGCACGGGACGCCTCTCCGCCTTGGACAACTCGCACGCCTCGGCCACGTAGAACGCCTCGAGCGCCTCGCGCGGTGTGCAGACCCCGTCCGGCACGCCGTCGCCGACGCCCCGGGTCAACAGCTCGGTGAACGCGGTGACCTCGGCCAGGTACGCGCGCTCGAAGCGGACGGCGAAGTGCGGGGAAGCCGGCCCCGCCGGCCATCCGACACCGGACTCCGCCGAGCGCAGCGGCACCGTGTCGTCGAGGCCGACCACGACGCTCCCCCGCTCCCCGAGCAGCTCCATCCGCACGTCGTAGCCGGCCGCGTTGTACCGGGTGCCGGAGAACAGCGCGATCGTGTCGTCGTCCAGGGTGATCATCGCCGCACCCGTGTCCACGTCGCCGTAGTCACGGAAGTAGCTGGCGCCGCGGTTCGCGCCGCTTGCGTACACCTCGACGATCTCCCTGCCAGTGACCCAGCGGATCGCGTCGAAGTCGTGTACGCCGCAGTCGCGGAACAGCCCGCCGGACGCGGCGACGTACTCCGGCTGCGGCGGCGCCGGGTCGAGCGTGGTCGACCGGATCGTGTGTACGAACCCGAGATCGCCGGCACGTACGGCCGCACGCGCCGCCACGTGCCCGGGGTCGAACCGCCGCTGGAACCCGACCTGCACGAGCGCGCCCGCACGCTCGACGACGTCCACCACCTCGCGGGTGCCGGCGACGTCCACCGCCACCGGTTTCTCACAGAAGACGGGAATCTGCGCGTCCACAGCGCGCAACACCAGCTCGGCGTGGACGTCGGTCGCCGCCGCGACGACGAGCCCGTCCATGCCACGCTCGAATAGGTCGTCGACCCGCGGCGTGGCGTGCACGGTCGAGCCGAGTCGGTCGGCCAGCTGCTGTGCACGGGCTGTGTCGGCGTCGGCGATCACCAACGCGTCGACGCCGGGCAGCGCGGCGAGGGTCGCCGCGTGCATCGAGCCGATCCGTCCGGCCCCGGCCAGGCCCAGCTTCATCGCCATCCTCCGTCGGTTCGCGGTCGCACGGCACAAGTCCGTCCACCGCATCCTCCGGGCAGACGAACACCGTGTCAACACTTTGTCCAGACATACTGACGTAACCGATTCTGGCGTAGACTTGCCGGACGGCCATCGGCAGGAGGTTCGGTTGAGCGAGCTGACCGTCACGGTCGACAGGTCCAGCCCTGTCCCGCTCTACTATCAGGTGGCGCAGCAGTTCGAGCGCGCCATCCGGTCGGGCATGCTCCAACCGGGCACCCGGCTGGACAACGAGATCGAGCTGGCCGGCCGGCTCGGCCTGTCGCGCCCGACGATCAGGCAGGCCATCGGCTACCTCGTCGACCAGGGTCTGATCGTACGCAAGCGCGGCGTGGGCACCCAGGTGGTGCACAGCCAGGTCCGCCGGCCGCTGGAGCTGACCAGCCTCTACGACGACCTGGCCGGCGCAGAGGCGGCACCCACCACTACCGTGCGTGCGCTCGGTGAGCAGGACGCCGACGAGGAGGTCGCCGCGGCGCTCGAGGTGCCGGTCGGCACGCCGGTGGTCCACGTGCAGCGGATCCGGTTCGCCGCCGGCGAGCCGCTGGCCCTGATGACCAACTTCCTCCCCGTCGGCCTGCTCGAGCTCTCCGAGGCGAGCCTGCAGCAGTCCGGGCTCTACCAGCTGTTCCGCGACCACGGCATCCACCTGCACCTGGCGAAGCAGCGCGTCGGCGCCCGCACCGCCACCGCAGGCGAGGCCCGTGACCTGGACGAGCGCCGCGGCGCCGCGCTGCTCACCATGAGCCGGGTGGCGTACGACACCACAGGCAGGCCGGTGGAGTACGGCACACACCTCTACCGCTCCTCGCGCTACTCGTTCGAGCTGACGCTGGTGGAACGCTGACCGCCGATGCCGCACGTAGCCATCCCCGTACACCCGGCCCTGCGGCCGTTCGTCGCGTCGATCGGCTACTACGAGGGCACCTTCGGCCACACCAGGGAACGGGTGCTCCCGACCGGCAGCCAGCAGCTGATGGTCAACCTGACCGACGACGTGATGGGCACGTGGCGACCAGACGGGCCCAGGCAGATCGGCGGGGCCGGCCTGGTCGGCACCGCGACCGGGCCGGTCGATGTCGACCCAGGCCACCAGCGGCAGACGCTCTTCGTCGCGTTCCGGCCCGGCGGCGGGCGTCCGTTCGTTCCGTTCCCCGCGGCCGAGTCCACCGACGAGCTGGTCGAGCTGCAGCAGGTGTGGGGACGGGCCGGCGGCGTGCTCAGGGAGCGGCTGCTCGCGCAGCCCACCCCAGAGGCGAAGCTTGAGGTGCTCGCCGCGCACCTGCTCGCCCACGCGCAGCGGCCGTTGCAGCCGGACCCTTCGGTCGGGTACGCGTGCGCGGCGCTCGACCGTGGCATGGCCGTGCATGAGGTCGTCGACCGGCTCGGGGTCACCCCGAAGCGGCTGATCCGCACCTTCCACGAGCACGTCGGGGTGGGGCCGAAGCAGTTCGCCAGGATCCGCAGGCTGCAGCGCGTGCTGCGCGCCGTACCGCACGACCGTCCCGTCGACTGGGCGGCGCTCGCCGTACGGCAAGGCTACGCCGACCAGTCCCACCTGATCCACGAGTTCCGCGACCTCACCGGCATCACGCCCGGCAGGTACCGGGCACGGTCGCCCGGGGAGCGCAACCACGTCGTGCTCGGCCGAGAGCTGACCCGCGGGTAATTTTCTGCAATCCACCACGCCGGCCGGCCGGCACCATGGTGGACATGACAACGACCTTGCAACCACGACTGATCGTCTCCGACGCCGCCAAGGCCCTCGCGTTCTACGCCGACGCGCTCGGCGCGGAGGTACACAGCAAGCACACCGACGACGACGGCCTGATCGTGAACGCCGACCTCACGGTAGCCGGTGCACCGTTCACGGTGAAGGACGAGACCCCTGGGACCACGGACCTCAGCCCCACGTCGTTCGGCGGCACACCGGTACTCCTCCGCCTCACGGTGCCCGACGTGGACGCCCTAGGCGCCCGGATGGAACGAGCCGGGGCCACCGTCGTCTTCCCCATCAGCGACCACCCCTACGGCCGGATGGGCCGCTTCACCGACCCGTACGGCCACATCTGGATGCTCTCGCAGTCCGACTGACCGCCCTACGCGGACGGGGCCGGGCGCGTGGCCAGGCGCTTGCTGGCCATCCGGCGGCGGGCGCGCCTGATGATGCTGCGCGACTCCCTGGCCAGGTCGGCGGCGCCGATCAGGCCGGCGTCGTTGCCGAGCTGTGCCTCTACGATGCGCGGCTCGGGGCGGAAGCCCCGGCCGGTCAGCGAGCGGCGGAACGTCTCCCTGGCCGGGCCGAGCAGCAGCTCGCCGGCCTCGGAGACGCCGCCGCCGATGACGAAGCAGCTCGGGTCGAACGCGGCGGCGAGGTTCGCCAGGCCCGAGCCGAGCCACCGGCCGATCTCGTCGAACAGCTCGACGGCGGTCGGGTCGCCGTCCTTCGCCGCCTCGGTCACCACCGGGCCTGTGATCGCCCGTACGTCGCCTTCGGCGCGCTCGAGCAGGCTCTGCGCCACCGGCGAGCCGGCCGCCGCGAGCTCCCTGGCCTCCCGCAGCAGCGCGTTGCCGCTGGCGTACTGCTCCCAGCACCCGCGGTTGCCGCACTCGCAACGGTGCCCGCCGGGCACCATGGTCATGTGGCCGAACTCACCGGCGATGCCGAACCGGCCACGCTGTACGACGCCGTTGGTGATCACCGCGCCGCCGATGCCCGTGCCGAGGTTGACGCACAGCAGGTGCGTCTCCCCGACCGCGGCGCCGAACCGCCACTCCGCCCACGCGGACGCGTTCGCGTCGTTCTCCACGACCACCGGCAGGCTCAGCCGCCGTTCGACCCCCGCCCGCAGCGGCTCGTGCCGCCACGCGAGGTGCGGGGCGAACAGCACCGCGGAACGGTTCGCGTCGACGAACCCGGCCGCACCGATGCCCACCCCCGCGACGTCGTGGTCCGCGGACAGCGCGGTCACGACGTCGGCGATGGTGTCCTCGGTGTCGTGCGGGTTCTTGCCCGGGGTGTCACGGCGTTGCCTGGCCAGGATGCGACCATCGGCGTCCACGACGCCGCCGGCGACCTTCGTGCCGCCGATGTCGATGCCGATGGTCAGCAACCGGCTCGCCATGACCCCCCGGCGCTTGCGGTCCGCGGTGTCACGCATCAGCGGCGCGGCCAACGGCTCTTGGACTGCTCCGCCGCCTGCCGCACCAGGTCGACCAGCGTCTTCGCCGTGTCGCCGATCTGCTCGTAAAGCTCCGGCCTGGTGTTACGAACGGCAGCCAGCGTCTGGCAGTACGGGCAGTACCTGCACTCCCTGGACGCGTCGCCGTGCGTCTCCGCAGCCGTCGCGCTCGCCCAGACGTCGTCGCCGTTGTTCTTGGTCGCCGACTTGAACGCCGACCCCGCCGCCGCACGGCCGAAGCCCGCGGCGGCCTTCGACACCGGTCCGCCACGGAAGAAGTCACCCAACCAGTCCTCGACGGTGTCGACGAAGGCCGTCGGATCGGCCCTACGGTCGGCCGGTTCGGCGGGCTCCGGCGGGTCGTCGACCGGCCTTGGCCCGCTCGTCCGCGCCGCCAACCGCTCCACGGCCTCCGAGGCGTCCTTGAACACGCCGCCGAGGAAGCCCTCCAGCGAGCTGATCAGCTGCCTGGCCGGGTCCTCCAACTCCGACCAGTCGCCGGCACCCGCCGGCCCGCGCCTGCCGTCCGCACCGTCGTCCGCACCGTCGTCCGGGTCGGGCACCGCCTCCAGGATCGGCCCCTCGGGCTCGGCGTCCGCCGCGGACGCGTCCGGTGTCTCGTCGCTCACCTCTGCGTCCGCGAACGTGCTCTCGCTGCTCGCGGGCGTCTCGTCTTCGGACGTGGCCTCGTCGTGGGGGGTGGTGTCGTCGTTGGCGACATCGGCCGGGTCGGTCTCCTCGCGAGGCTTGCTGTCCTCGTTGTCCTCTGCCATCGCCCTACTCCGTTCTCCTGTTCTTCCCCACCTGTGCCCATCCTCCCAGGGAACTCGGGTAACTGCGATGGCTCGGATCAGCCGGTCACCCGCTTCCGCAGCCCGTTGAGCGCGGTGTCCACGATGGTCTTCTCGGCCTTCCGCTTCAGCATGCCGATCATCGGCACCTTGACGTCCACGCTGAGCTCGTACGTCACCACGGTCGTGCCGTCCGACTCGGCCAGGGTGTAGGAGCCGTCCATCGCACTCAGC harbors:
- a CDS encoding TIM barrel protein; its protein translation is MTAGAHRLAAAPISWGVCEVPGWGHQMSPGRVLREMAEMDVAATEFGPPGFLPEQPELRAATLRGHGIGAVGGFLALVLHDADTDPMPTVEAELTAFQAAGADTVVLAAATGAAGYDDTVALSAQQWRTLFARVDEIAARAADRGIAATLHPHLGTVVEGPAEVARVLDSSALPLCLDTGHLFAGGVDPVELCRSAPERIGHLHLKDVRSTVVDRLRAGELGYQDAVRQGIYAPLGDGDVDVAAIVRLLDSVGYTGWYVLEQDCILDAEPAADGGPRADVAASMAYLAELWAGAGR
- a CDS encoding dehydrogenase translates to MKLGLAGAGRIGSMHAATLAALPGVDALVIADADTARAQQLADRLGSTVHATPRVDDLFERGMDGLVVAAATDVHAELVLRAVDAQIPVFCEKPVAVDVAGTREVVDVVERAGALVQVGFQRRFDPGHVAARAAVRAGDLGFVHTIRSTTLDPAPPQPEYVAASGGLFRDCGVHDFDAIRWVTGREIVEVYASGANRGASYFRDYGDVDTGAAMITLDDDTIALFSGTRYNAAGYDVRMELLGERGSVVVGLDDTVPLRSAESGVGWPAGPASPHFAVRFERAYLAEVTAFTELLTRGVGDGVPDGVCTPREALEAFYVAEACELSKAERRPVQVAEVRR
- a CDS encoding UTRA domain-containing protein, producing the protein MSELTVTVDRSSPVPLYYQVAQQFERAIRSGMLQPGTRLDNEIELAGRLGLSRPTIRQAIGYLVDQGLIVRKRGVGTQVVHSQVRRPLELTSLYDDLAGAEAAPTTTVRALGEQDADEEVAAALEVPVGTPVVHVQRIRFAAGEPLALMTNFLPVGLLELSEASLQQSGLYQLFRDHGIHLHLAKQRVGARTATAGEARDLDERRGAALLTMSRVAYDTTGRPVEYGTHLYRSSRYSFELTLVER
- a CDS encoding helix-turn-helix domain-containing protein, producing the protein MPHVAIPVHPALRPFVASIGYYEGTFGHTRERVLPTGSQQLMVNLTDDVMGTWRPDGPRQIGGAGLVGTATGPVDVDPGHQRQTLFVAFRPGGGRPFVPFPAAESTDELVELQQVWGRAGGVLRERLLAQPTPEAKLEVLAAHLLAHAQRPLQPDPSVGYACAALDRGMAVHEVVDRLGVTPKRLIRTFHEHVGVGPKQFARIRRLQRVLRAVPHDRPVDWAALAVRQGYADQSHLIHEFRDLTGITPGRYRARSPGERNHVVLGRELTRG
- a CDS encoding VOC family protein — protein: MTTTLQPRLIVSDAAKALAFYADALGAEVHSKHTDDDGLIVNADLTVAGAPFTVKDETPGTTDLSPTSFGGTPVLLRLTVPDVDALGARMERAGATVVFPISDHPYGRMGRFTDPYGHIWMLSQSD
- a CDS encoding ROK family glucokinase → MRDTADRKRRGVMASRLLTIGIDIGGTKVAGGVVDADGRILARQRRDTPGKNPHDTEDTIADVVTALSADHDVAGVGIGAAGFVDANRSAVLFAPHLAWRHEPLRAGVERRLSLPVVVENDANASAWAEWRFGAAVGETHLLCVNLGTGIGGAVITNGVVQRGRFGIAGEFGHMTMVPGGHRCECGNRGCWEQYASGNALLREARELAAAGSPVAQSLLERAEGDVRAITGPVVTEAAKDGDPTAVELFDEIGRWLGSGLANLAAAFDPSCFVIGGGVSEAGELLLGPARETFRRSLTGRGFRPEPRIVEAQLGNDAGLIGAADLARESRSIIRRARRRMASKRLATRPAPSA